The Dioscorea cayenensis subsp. rotundata cultivar TDr96_F1 chromosome 7, TDr96_F1_v2_PseudoChromosome.rev07_lg8_w22 25.fasta, whole genome shotgun sequence genome includes a region encoding these proteins:
- the LOC120265381 gene encoding uncharacterized protein LOC120265381 — translation MASEKKEEFVYRVSTAAEWDELQANGNTLGGDLDRRTGCIHLSTINQVKMVLKNFFHGREDLFLLQVDTAKLGDGLIYEAVDENNFFPHFYGPSRSFSPLSLDTVRKAEKLQLVNGEFSCNILTESLN, via the exons ATGGCTtcggagaagaaagaagagttcGTCTATAGAGTGAGCACGGCGGCAGAATGGGATGAGTTGCAAGCCAACGGCAACACTCTCGGCGGCGATCTCGATCGCCGCACTGGTTGCATCCATCTCAGCACTATCAATCAG GTGAAGATggttttgaagaatttttttcatgggAGGGAGGACTTGTTCTTGCTTCAAGTTGACACTGCTAAG CTTGGGGATGGACTGATTTATGAAGCAGTAGACGAAAACAACTTTTTCCCGCATTTTTATGGCCCATCTCGGAGCTTTAGTCCTCTGTCGCTTGACACCGTGCGCAAGGCCGAGAAACTGCAGCTAGTGAATGGTGAATTCAGCTGTAACATACTGACTGAATCACTGAACTGA
- the LOC120265383 gene encoding ABC transporter I family member 20-like: MGEAIADERSTTVEIKDLSFTYPGIDGHPPPGSAPLIDGFSLTLHAGNRCLLVGSNGAGESSFSCYLVLSFLGGKHMVGPEMVRVLGRSAFHDTALTSSGDLSYLGGEWRRDVAFAGFEVSIQMDVSAEKMIYGVTGVDPQRRDELIKVLDIDLSWRMHKSSDGQRRRVQICMGLLKPFKVLLLDEITVDLDVLARANLLKYLSKDCEERGATIIYATHIFDGLENWPTHIVYVAHGKLQLALPLAKVKEMSNLSLMRTVESWLRKERDEDRKRRKERKLKGLEEFDRAVEGTRVIGDPAKSAVRVVNNGWAAGRLHSTVAGEENFTFSSNRVLRQ, translated from the exons ATGGGAGAAGCGATCGCCGACGAGAGGAGCACGACGGTGGAGATCAAGGACCTTAGCTTCACCTATCCGGGGATCGATGGCCACCCACCACCGGGATCGGCCCCACTCATCGATGGGTTCTCGCTCACCCTCCATGCTGGAAATCGTTGTCTTCTCGTCGGGTCCAATGGTGCTGGTGAGAGCTCTTTCTCTTGCTATTTGGTTCTCTC atttttggGAGGGAAGCACATGGTTGGGCCGGAGATGGTTAGGGTTCTTGGGAGGTCTGCTTTTCACGACACTGCTCTCACTTCTTCCGGCGATCTCTCTTACCTTGGTGGCGAG TGGAGGAGAGATGTTGCTTTTGCTGGTTTTGAGGTGTCTATACAGATGGATGTCTCAGCAGAGAAAATGATTTACGGAGTCACTGGTGTTGACCCCCAAAGGAGAGATGAACTAATTAAA GTTTTAGACATTGATCTGTCATGGAGAATGCATAAATCATCAGATGGTCAGCGGAGAAGGGTACAAATATGTATGGGCCTTCTTAAACCATTTAAG GTTCTTCTTCTTGATGAGATTACAGTCGATCTAGATGTGCTGGCAAGAGCCAATCTGTTGAAATATTTGTCAAAAGATTGCGAGGAACGAGGAGCTACAATAATATATGCTACACATATATTTGATGGCCTTGAGAATTGGCCTACTCATATA GTTTATGTTGCACATGGGAAGTTGCAGTTAGCTTTGCCTCTGGCAAAAGTGAAAGAAATGAGTAATTTATCTCTGATG AGAACAGTTGAGAGTTGGCTGAGGAAAGAAAGGGACGAAGAcaggaagagaagaaaagagaggaaGTTAAAGGGTCTCGAAGAATTTGATAGGGCAGTGGAAGGCACCCGTGTGATCGGAGATCCAGCGAAGAGCGCCGTGCGAGTTGTTAACAATGGGTGGGCTGCTGGGAGGCTGCATTCAACAGTAGCTGGAGAAGAAAATTTCACCTTCAGTTCAAACAGAGTTCTCAGGCAATGA
- the LOC120265374 gene encoding pyrrolidone-carboxylate peptidase-like, which translates to MGSEGPSAITVHVTGFKKFHGVSENPTETIVSNLRSYMQKNGLPKDLVLGSCTVLEAAGLGALDSLYKMLESSVSDPDAKNNGQIIWLHLGVNSGAMRFAIENQAVNEATFRCPDELGWKPQKVSIIESDGCILRARETYFPVNEMAKALSGMGYDVAPSDDAGRFVCNYVYYHSLRFAEQHGIKSLFVHVPLFLTICEETQMQFVASLLELLPSLN; encoded by the exons ATGGGTTCAGAGGGACCTTCTGCAATAACAGTTCATGTTACTGGATTCAAGAAGTTTCATGGAGTATCAGAGAACCCAACAGAAACAATTGTCAGTAATCTGAGAAGTTATATGCAGAAGAATGGTTTACCAAAAGATCTTGTTCTTGGTAGTTGCACTGTTCTTGAGGCTGCTGGATTAGGTGCACTTGATTCTCTTTACAAAATGTTAGAATCATCTGTGAGTGATCCTGATGCTAAAAACAATGGGCAAATCATTTGG TTGCATCTTGGAGTTAATAGCGGCGCAATGAGGTTTGCTATTGAGAATCAGGCAGTGAATGAGGCCACTTTTAGATGCCCTGATGAACTTGGATGGAAACCACAG AAAGTTTCCATCATTGAATCGGATGGATGTATTTTGCGAGCAAGAGAG ACTTATTTTCCTGTCAATGAGATGGCCAAGGCCTTGTCGGGGATGGGATATGATGTAGCACCTTCAGATGATGCTGGTCGATTTGTCTGCAACTATGTGTATTACCATTCTCTCCGGTTCGCAGAACAGCATGGGATCAAGTCTTTGTTTGTGCATGTTCCTCTGTTTCTTACCATCTGCGAGGAAACCCAAATGCAATTCGTTGCGTCCCTTTTGGAGTTACTCCCTTCCTTGAATTAG
- the LOC120264652 gene encoding GDSL esterase/lipase At3g62280-like — translation MEMNMPALHLFLRLHTFAQVLLLFFSFIAAESRCILFNFGDSNSDTGGFSAGLGFYLGPPSGRLFFHRTTGRFSDGRLYIDFLCEGLKINYMSPYLESSAPNFTHGVNFAVTGGATDPTVTFPLSTQVLQFLHFKNRTRELWPQGAGSLIDENGFKEAVYSFDIGQNDISIAFTANLSYTQVIERIPSILSRIKDALKTIYENGGTKLWVYNTGPLGCLPQTLALRKQNDSKIDENGCLADYNDAAKVFNAGLLSLCDQLNSEFKNATIVYTDLFAIKYDLIANHTQYGFERPLMACCGRGGPPYNYVNRMTCGQPTASPCPLGSRYVSWDGVHHTEAANQLIAAKILSCKILKTRRLC, via the exons ATGGAGATGAACATGCCTGCTTTGCATCTTTTTCTCCGCCTTCATACTTTTGCACAGGTACTActactcttcttctcttttattgCTGCTGAATCCAGGTGTATCTTGTTCAACTTCGGAGACTCTAACTCAGACACCGGCGGGTTCTCCGCTGGTCTTGGCTTCTACCTCGGCCCTCCATCCGGTCGCCTGTTCTTCCACCGAACCACAGGCCGTTTCTCCGATGGCAGGCTGTACATTGATTTCCTCT GTGAAGGCTTGAAGATCAACTATATGAGTCCTTACTTAGAGTCCTCTGCTCCAAACTTCACACATGGAGTGAACTTTGCAGTGACTGGTGGTGCCACTGATCCAACTGTTACATTTCCTTTGTCTACTCAAGTTCTTCAGTTTCTTCACTTCAAGAATCGAACTCGAGAGCTTTGGCCACAAG GAGCAGGCTCATTGATTGATGAAAATGGATTCAAAGAAGCAGTTTATTCATTTGATATCGGCCAGAATGATATATCAATAGCCTTCACTGCTAACTTGAGCTATACACAAGTCATTGAAAGGATCCCCTCCATTCTTTCCAGAATCAAAGATGCTCTCAAG ACAATATACGAGAATGGTGGTACGAAACTGTGGGTATACAACACAGGGCCATTGGGTTGCTTGCCCCAAACACTGGCTCTGCGGAAGCAAAACGACAgcaaaatcgatgagaatggaTGCCTTGCAGATTACAATGATGCTGCTAAAGTCTTCAATGCTGGACTGCTTTCTCTTTGTGATCAACTCAACTCTGAGTTCAAGAATGCAACCATTGTCTACACTGATTTGTTTGCCATAAAGTATGATCTTATTGCCAACCACACGCAATACG GCTTCGAGAGGCCACTGATGGCATGTTGCGGACGCGGAGGACCTCCGTATAACTATGTGAACAGAATGACTTGTGGGCAGCCTACGGCATCTCCCTGCCCTCTGGGTTCTCGCTATGTGAGTTGGGATGGAGTTCATCACACCGAAGCTGCAAATCAATTGATCGCTGCGAAGATCTTGTCTTGCAAAATACTCAAGACCCGAAGATTATGCTAA
- the LOC120264653 gene encoding nitrogen regulatory protein P-II homolog codes for MAAMAKPQALNPLKPLSAEALLPFLHQSLSFFMPRASPRCESLHHSNGSASFRPVIKAQSSPDYVPDSQFYKIEAILRPWRVAHVSSGLMKMGIRGVTVSDVRGFGAQGGSMERQAGSEFSENMFLAKVKMEIVVSKDQVEAVIDKIIEEARTGEIGDGKIFLIPVSDVILNPHG; via the exons ATGGCGGCCATGGCGAAGCCCCAAGCTCTTAATCCTTTGAAGCCACTCTCAGCTGAAGCTCTTCTCCCTTTTCTCCATCAAAGTCTCTCCTTTTTCATGCCTAGAGCTTCTCCTCGCTGTGAATCACTGCACCATAGCAATGGAAGTGCTTCTTTCCGTCCCGTCATCAAAGCACAGAGCTCACCGG ATTATGTCCCGGATTCGCAGTTCTACAAAATTGAAGCTATTCTCAG GCCGTGGAGGGTGGCGCATGTGTCTTCA GGGTTGATGAAGATGGGGATCAGGGGAGTGACTGTGTCTGATGTTAGAGGTTTTGGAGCTCAGGGAGGGTCTATGGAAAGGCAAGCTG GATCTGAGTTTTCGGAAAATATGTTCTTAGCCAAAGTTAAAATGGAGATTGTTGTATCCAAGGACCAG GTTGAAGCggtaattgataaaataattgaGGAAGCTAGGACCGGAGAAATTGGTGATGGCAAGATATTCT TGATACCTGTTTCAGATGTTATACTGAATCCGCACGGGTAG
- the LOC120265367 gene encoding inactive glucose-6-phosphate 1-dehydrogenase 4, chloroplastic-like — MSALRSPIVRPSSLQLEHRAVRGGLPVVSRSCVLYSSNASFRTSFCGLKLWMFNMLKDPNPKCKKVEIQAKDQVYDRLKFDASYHVQNDIKETRGGPSLCIAVVGATGELARNKVFPALFALYYSGCLPENVGIFGYSRKELSDENLRSIIAETLTCRVDHRENCGDKLNNFLKRTYHQFGGYDNKIGMAELNSRMEQIEDCHEANRIFYLSVPQEALLDVVLSIADHAQSKRGWNRIIIEKPFGFNASSSYLLTQSILSKFEEKQKYRIDHLLGKDLIENLTVLRFSNLVFEPLWSRTYIRNVQVIVSEECGMETRGRYFGGYGVIRDVVHSHILQTIALFAMEPPVSLDGEAIRNEKVKVLRSIRKLGMDDVVLGQHKGGPIENTAIHKDDLTPTFFAAALYIDNTRWDGVPFLIKAGLGLIKHRVEIRIQFHHVPGNIYRERIRHDTDLATNELILRDLPDETILLKVNNKVPGLGVQLDASELNLLYNDKYNVEIPDSYEHLILDVIDGDNHLFMRSDELAAAWNILTPILYQIDENKIVPELYQFGGRGPVGAYYLGAKHGVRWADD; from the exons ATGTCGGCGCTAAGGTCGCCGATCGTGCGGCCGTCATCGCTCCAGTTGGAGCATCGTGCGGTCAGGGGTGGTCTTCCG GTTGTATCAAGAAGTTGTGTGCTTTATTCTAGTAATGCAAGTTTCAGAACAAGTTTTTGTGGATTAAAATTGTGGATGTTTAACATGCTTAAAGATCCAAACCCAAAATGCAAGAAGGTGGAAATTCAAGCAAAGGATCAAGTTTATGATCGTTTGAAGTTTGATGCATCATATCATGTCCAAAATGATATTAAAG AAACAAGAGGAGGGCCATCTCTTTGCATTGCTGTTGTAGGAGCAACTGGTGAACTTGCAAGGAACAAGGTTTTTCCAGCATTATTTGCTCTCTATTATAGTGGATGTTTACCTGAG AATGTTGGCATATTTGGATATTCAAGGAAGGAGTTATCAGATGAGAATCTACGGTCCATCATTGCTGAAACATTGACTTGTCGGGTTGATCATCG TGAAAATTGCGGAGACAAATTGAATAATTTTCTCAAAAGAACATACCATCAATTTGGAGGATATGACAACAAAATTGGGATGGCAGAACTCAATTCTCGCATGGAGCAGATTGAA GACTGTCATGAAGCAAACAGGATTTTTTATCTGTCAGTACCTCAAGAAGCTCTTCTCGATGTCGTGTTGTCTATTGCTGATCATGCACAGTCTAAAAGAGGGTGGAATCGGATAATAATCGAGAAGCCCTTCGGATTCAATGCATCGTCTTCTTATCTATTGACTCAGTCCATTTTATCCAAATTCGAAGAGAAGCAAAAATACAG AATAGATCATCTTTTGGGGAAGGACTTAATTGAAAATCTTACCGTTTTGAGATTCTCCAACTTGGTGTTTGAGCCTCTGTGGAGTCGAACATACATCCGTAATGTTCAG GTCATAGTATCAGAAGAATGCGGCATGGAAACAAGAGGCCG ATACTTCGGTGGCTATGGAGTTATACGTGATGTTGTCCACAGCCACATCCTTCAGACAATTGCATTGTTTGCTATGGAACCTCCTGTGAGTCTCGACGGTGAAGCTATTCGAAATGAAaag GTTAAGGTTCTTAGATCAATACGGAAGCTGGGCATGGATGATGTTGTTCTTGGCCAGCATAAGGGTGGTCCTATAGAAAATACGGCTATCCATAAGGACGATCTCACACCCACATTCTTTGCTGCTGCATTATACATCGATAATACTCGTTGGGATGGCGTACCATTTCTGATCAAAGCTGGATTGGGGCTCATCAAACACCG gGTTGAAATACGTATCCAATTTCATCATGTTCCAGGAAATATCTACCGCGAGCGTATCAGACATGACACTGATCTTGCTACAAATGAACTGATTCTGCGGGATTTGCCTGATGAAACTATACTTTTAAAGGTAAACAATAAGGTTCCGGGTCTTGGAGTGCAGTTGGATGCGTCCGAGCTTAACTTGCTTTACAATGATAA GTATAATGTTGAAATACCGGATTCTTATGAACATCTTATATTGGATGTGATTGATGGAGATAACCATCTGTTTATGCGGAGTGATGAACTAGCTGCCGCATGGAATATATTAACTCCAATTCTCTATCAAATTGATGAGAATAAAATAGTGCCAGAACTTTATCAGTTTGGTGGCAGAGGACCTGTCGGCGCTTACTATCTTGGTGCAAAGCATGGCGTCCGCTGGGCCGATGACTAG
- the LOC120265372 gene encoding LOW QUALITY PROTEIN: galactinol synthase 2-like (The sequence of the model RefSeq protein was modified relative to this genomic sequence to represent the inferred CDS: deleted 2 bases in 2 codons), whose amino-acid sequence MAPQMMNKAVAVNGGAIGKQGGNGKRAYVTFLAGDGDYVKGVVGLVKGLRKVRSSYPLVVAVLPDVPEDHRKLLEKQGCIVREIQPVYPPENQTQFAMAYYVINYSKLRIWEFVEYSKMIYLDADIQVYENIDYLFDLPDGHFYAVMDCFCEKTWSHTKQYQIGYCQQCPNKVEWPESMGPRPALYFNAGMFVSEPSLTTCEKNSLSTVRITTPTPFAEQDFLNMFFKDIYKPIPLIYNLVLAMLWRHPENVELHKVKVVHYCAAGSKPWRYTGKEANMDREDIKMLVKKWWDVYNDEALDYKGPVLVDGVDEQRNQPLLAALSEAGVVHYTTAPSAA is encoded by the exons ATGGCGCCTCAGATGATGAACAAGGCCGTGGCTGTGAACGGTGGTGCGATTGGGAAGCAAGGCGGGAATGGGAAGCGGGCTTACGTGACGTTCCTCGCCGGAGATGGTGACTATGTGAAGGGTGTTGTTGGATTGGTTAAAGGACTGAGAAAGGTGCGTTCCTCTTACCCTCTCGTTGTCGCCGTGCTGCCTGACGTGCCGGAGGATCATCGGAAACTTCTTGAGAAGCAAGGTTGCATCGTCCGTGAGATCCAGCCTGTTTATCCGCCGGAAAACCAAACCCAGTTCGCCATGGCGTACTATGTCATCAACTACTCCAAGCTTCGTATCTGGGAG TTCGTGGAGTATAGCAAGATGATTTACCTGGACGCGGACATACAGGTATACGAAAACATCGATTACTTGTTCGATCTCCCCGATGGTCACTTCTATGCCGTGATGGATTGCTTTTGCGAGAAGACATGGAGTCACACCAAACAATACCAGATCGGCTACTGCCAGCAGTGTCCAAACAAGGTGGAATGGCCAGAGAGCATGGGACCTCGC CCTGCTCTCTACTTCAACGCCGGCATGTTCGTCTCTGAACCCAGTCTCACAACCTGTGAAAAAAACTCCCTCTCCACCGTCCGCATCACAACCCCAACCCCATTCGCAGAACAAGACTTTCTAAACATGTTCTTC AAAGACATCTACAAGCCAATCCCTTTGATCTACAACCTCGTGTTAGCAATGCTATGGCGCCATCCTGAGAACGTCGAGCTGCACAAAGTCAAGGTCGTCCATTACTGTGCTGCG GGTTCTAAGCCCTGGAGGTATACTGGGAAAGAAGCAAACATGGATAGAGAGGACATTAAGATGTTAGTGAAGAAGTGGTGGGATGTTTACAACGATGAAGCTCTAGACTATAAAGGTCCAGTTTTGGTGGATGGTGTTGATGAGCAGAGGAACCAGCCTTTGCTTGCCGCTCTCTCTGAGGCTGGTGTTGTTCACTATACTACTGCTCCTTCAGCGGCATGA
- the LOC120265368 gene encoding putative pentatricopeptide repeat-containing protein At1g02420, with the protein MHWQTYITRAFTNSNKIIIIKEKTMLFKLSIINRSRARALPSLNQSFFSSAPNPRQRNNGDGEEDEAVDTIFHIVTTSPSESSMIDSLNQSPILLTNSLIDALLLRLRFSHANPHRALHFFSFTSNRRGFFHSSSSYDTMLYILGRARLFSHAWQLLVQMRRKDSTLITPKTLQIILGRIAKVCSLRQTLDSFRRFSKISSCSDTVWFNALLRTLCQEKTMADARTVYHSLKHDFKPDLQTFNILLSGWKSSDEAEHFFEEMKLLNVIPDVVSYNCLIDVYCKNREIEKARKVFDEMHDREINPDVFSYTSLIGGLGLIGQPDKAKELLNEMKELGCYPDVPAYNAAIRNYCIAKRIGNAFGLMEEMMSKGLVPNATTYNLFFRVFYWANELKNAWSLYLRMRRENCLPNTQSCMFLIRLCRRQEKVEMAIELWNDMVEHGFGSFTLFSDVLFDLLCDFGKLEEAEKCFLQMVDKGHKPSNVSFRRIKVLMELANRHDSLQTLSDKMAFCGRHSPNNNIIRSS; encoded by the coding sequence ATGCATTGGCAAACCTATATAACACGAGCATTTACAAAttccaacaaaataataataataaaagaaaaaacaatgctTTTCAAGCTCAGTATCATCAATCgaagtcgagctcgagctctccCTTCTCTGAATcaatccttcttctcctccgcTCCAAACCCTAGACAACGAAACAATGGCGATGGAGAAGAAGACGAAGCCGTGGACACCATCTTCCACATCGTCACCACCTCTCCCTCCGAATCCTCCATGATCGACTCCCTCAACCAGTCCCCAATCCTTCTCACCAACTCCCTCATTGATGCCCTCCTCCTCCGTCTCCGCTTCAGCCACGCCAACCCTCACCGCGCCCTTCACTTCTTCTCCTTCACCTCCAATCGCCGTGGCTTCTtccactcctcctcctcctacgACACCATGCTCTACATCCTCGGACGTGCTCGCCTTTTCTCCCACGCCTGGCAACTGCTCGTCCAAATGCGCCGCAAGGACTCAACCCTAATCACCCCCAAAACCCTCCAGATCATCCTCGGCCGCATCGCTAAGGTCTGCTCTCTGCGCCAAACCCTCGATAGCTTCCGCAGGTTCAGCAAAATCTCATCTTGCTCTGATACTGTTTGGTTTAATGCCTTACTGAGAACTCTGTGTCAAGAGAAAACCATGGCCGATGCTCGCACTGTTTACCACTCTTTGAAGCATGATTTCAAGCCTGATTTGCAAACTTTCAACATCCTCCTCTCCGGCTGGAAATCCTCCGACGAAGCCGAGCACTTCTTCGAAGAAATGAAGCTTCTCAATGTCATCCCAGATGTCGTCTCCTACAATTGCTTGATCGATGTCTACTGTAAAAACAGAGAGATTGAGAAAGCACGCAAAGTGTTCGATGAAATGCACGACAGAGAAATCAACCCGGATGTGTTCTCGTACACAAGCTTGATTGGTGGGTTGGGATTGATAGGCCAACCAGACAAAGCTAAAGAGCTTTTGAATGAGATGAAAGAGTTGGGTTGCTACCCCGATGTCCCGGCTTATAATGCAGCTATCCGGAACTATTGCATTGCGAAACGGATCGGTAATGCTTTCGGTTTGATGGAGGAGATGATGAGCAAAGGATTGGTTCCAAATGCAACTACTTATAATCTCTTCTTTCGGGTTTTTTACTGGGCTAATGAGTTGAAGAATGCCTGGAGTTTGTACTTGAGAATGAGAAGGGAAAATTGTTTGCCGAACACGCAGTCTTGTATGTTTCTTATTAGATTGTGTCGGAGGCAGGAGAAGGTGGAGATGGCGATCGAGTTGTGGAATGATATGGTCGAGCATGGGTTCGGTTCCTTCACATTGTTCTCCGATGTGTTGTTTGATCTTCTTTGTGATTTTGGGAAGTTGGAGGAAGCCGAGAAGTGTTTTTTGCAAATGGTGGATAAAGGTCACAAGCCAAGCAATGTTTCGTTTAGACGGATAAAGGTTCTTATGGAGCTCGCAAATAGGCATGATTCTTTGCAAACACTTTCCGATAAGATGGCATTTTGTGGACGACATTcgcctaataataatattattcgAAGCAGTTGA
- the LOC120264654 gene encoding LOW QUALITY PROTEIN: WAT1-related protein At1g09380-like (The sequence of the model RefSeq protein was modified relative to this genomic sequence to represent the inferred CDS: deleted 1 base in 1 codon), with translation MGIEEKECTPSLAMVIIQVGYAGMNVLSKLAMDAGMSPLFLITYRQIIATFCILPVAFFLERKTQMKITTSVLFQIFLCSLFGATINQLLYFIGLKYSSPTIASALSNMLPAITFVMAIPFRMETVGIRTMAGQAKVAGTLICVGGSMLMTFYKGSLIKMFPSHIHWKYAEEMTAASVASPAAADHNLALGAALVVGSCFAGAIWYIIQAKLSKSFAYPYTSSAIMCAMAGMQCIIISVIVDRNTSKWALGWDIRLASAIYTGVIGSGLAVSLMAWCIQKRGPLFVSMFSPLLLVIVAILGWAILDEKLYVGSVTGSVLIVGGLYMVLWGKGKEEKKGSGKKGMEVEEVENGESLGIGLPLYASATSNGNEAQGGNKA, from the exons atgggAATAGAGGAGAAGGAATGCACCCCAAGCTTGGCAATGGTGATAATTCAAGTGGGATATGCAGGGATGAATGTGCTATCAAAGTTGGCAATGGATGCAGGAATGAGT CCTTTGTTTTTGATCACATATCGTCAGATTATTGCCACCTTCTGCATTCTTCCTGTTGCCTTCTTCCTTGAaag aaaaactcaaatgaagATCACAACTAGTGTTCTTTTCCAGATCTTCTTGTGTTCATTATTCGG TGCTACAATAAACCAGTTGTTGTATTTCATTGGACTCAAGTACTCATCTCCAACCATTGCTTCTGCTCTTAGTAACATGCTTCCGGCCATCACTTTCGTCATGGCCATTCCTTTCAg AATGGAGACGGTAGGAATACGAACAATGGCCGGACAGGCAAAAGTTGCCGGAACATTAATATGTGTGGGTGGTTCCATGCTCATGACATTCTACAAAGGAAGTCTAATTAAAATGTTTCCATCACACATCCATTGGAAATACGCCGAGGAAATGACGGCAGCCAGTGTCGCTTCCCCGGCAGCTGCCGATCATAATCTTGCTCTCGGAGCAGCTCTTGTTGTCGGTAGTTGTTTTGCCGGGGCTATTTGGTACATCATTCAG GCGAAACTTAGTAAGAGTTTCGCGTACCCATACACAAGCTCGGCGATAATGTGTGCCATGGCCGGAATGCAGTGCATTATCATTAGTGTAATTGTGGATAGAAATACATCAAAATGGGCACTTGGTTGGGACATTAGACTTGCAAGTGCAATCTATACT GGAGTGATAGGATCAGGATTAGCAGTGTCTCTAATGGCATGGTGTATTCAGAAAAGAGGCCCTCTCTTTGTCTCTATGTTTAGTCCTCTACTTCTTGTCATTGTTGCCATCCTTGGCTGGGCAATACTTGATGAAAAACTCTACGTtggaag TGTGACAGGGTCTGTGTTGATAGTGGGAGGATTGTACATGGTGTTATGGGGGAAAGGGAAGgaggaaaagaaaggaagtgGGAAAAAAGGGATGGAAGTGGAGGAAGTGGAGAATGGAGAGAGTTTGGGTATTGGTTTACCATTGTATGCAAGTGCTACTAGTAATGGAAATGAAGCACAAGGTGGAAACAAGGCATAA
- the LOC120265378 gene encoding ADP-ribosylation factor-like, with product MGLSFTKLFLVDFFAKKEMRILMVGLDAAGKTTILYKLKLGEIVTTIPTIGFNVETVEYKNISFTVWDVGGQDKIRPLWRHYFQNTQGLIFVVDSNDRDRVVEARDELHRMLNEDELRDAVLLVFANKQDLPNAMNAAEITDKLGLHSLRQRHWYIQSTCATSGEGLYEGLDWLSNNIANKA from the exons atggGGCTTTCCTTCACCAAGCTTTTTTTAGTCGACTTTTTCGCCAAGAAAGAAATGCGTATTCTTATGGTTGGTCTTGATGCTGCTGGTAAGACCACCATTTTGTACAAGCTCAAGCTTGGAGAGATTGTGACTACCATTCCCACCATTG GATTTAATGTTGAGACGGTGGAGTACAAGAATATTAGCTTTACTGTGTGGGATGTTGGTGGCCAGGACAAG ATCCGGCCCTTGTGGAGGCATTACTTCCAGAATACTCAAGGCCTTATATTTGTGGTTGATAGTAATGACCGTGACCGTGTGGTTGAGGCAAGGGATGAGCTTCACCGGATGCTCAATGAG GATGAGTTGAGAGATGCAGTGTTGCTTGTGTTTGCAAATAAGCAAGATCTCCCGAATGCCATGAATGCTGCAGAGATCACTGATAAACTTGGCCTGCATTCCCTCCGTCAACGCCATTG GTACATCCAGAGCACTTGTGCCACTTCTGGTGAAGGTCTTTATGAAGGATTGGACTGGCTCTCAAACAACATAGCCAACAAG GCATAA